The DNA sequence AATTAAGTTAGATGTAAACAGCACTGTTTAtctgaaaaaaaggagaaaaaaaacattaccaaaGAAATCTGTGCAGTATTTAATACTATTATGTCTCCCACAGAGAGATgatgtgaaacaaacaaaacaaatggatgTAGCAAACGTTAAAAAATCAACCAGCAAATGCAAACATCATTGAGTTGTGGTAatgatatatagatagatagatagatagatagatagatagatagatagatagatactttattgattgCCATGGGAAAATTCAAGGTCCCATGAATAATATAGACAATAAAAGAGAAGATACTAAATAAGCTAATTTTAAAAATCCACATGAATGTAAGGGATGTATAAGCATGAGATGCTAGCAGTGACATGGCAATTATATTGTGCATAAAGGTCATCCATGAGAATGTGTGTCACGGTGGTAGTGCAAATAAGTCCAATAGTGCAAAGATAAAGGATAAAGGAAGGGGTTGTGCATATGGGCTACTATAGCCAGTAAATAGTGTAAGCAGTAAACAGTGGGCCAGTGGACAGTCAGTACATAACTATTGTTATCGGAGGTAGTGGAAGTgctggagagggaggagaggcagACAGACTATGCAGAGAAgtctctctcccctcttcccTTTTGTGAAACGTTGTAGAGCCAGATAGTTCTGGCACCACTTGGTTTGCAATTGTGACCAAAGCAAGGGCAACAAATTACTTTAAAGTCAGATAGTTTTGCAGTTTTGCTTGcattagaaaaagaaattatgaaacaAAGACAGATAATAATTTGGGGCTGTAACACCCAGAATTATTTGAATTagcaattattttaatgttttttatcaaGATTAATCAATCGGTAAATGAAAATgcccattacatttttttactcaGAGCTGACATTAATAACATACAGGTTTCAGCATCCTGTCTGCATTCCATTAAGTACACCCTAAACCCTACCATCAGCACTCACCTAAACAGGATTCTTAttggaattaaattaaaaatcaataaacagaaaatgagcGGAAGGATCAGAGGGGTCTCTTTGTGATGGAAGGAAATAAGAGGATAAAAGGAAAAGCACAATTGGTTTTGACTCTTAGCTAtgtacaatacaaataaaagatttTGTTTAAGCTATGTACAAATGCTGACAGCTGACTGGCTTAAAAGTGTCGGTGCAGTCAGACTACAGCTGTTATAAAACCATCCTCCACTGTGGAAAATTCTGCTGCCTAGCAACAATCAAGAGCACTTACAGCGCACTACAGTGATAGAGTGATATGAGACATTCAGATGAGAGGAGAAATGGTATTTACTGCTAAGGATGCAGCTATTTCCTCCAAGTATTTTCTATATCTGGTTCtatacatttctctttttttccacagtctAACATACAGCTCAGGAGAATCTTTGTGAAAACAGGATCATAATCCAGCAAAATCATACCTTTGCACTTTAGGGTACTTCATGTCGGAGATTACATTGGTGGCTTCTGTTTGGCTATGTTTCAGATCAGGAGGCCACATGTTGTCCACCCAGTCCACTTGATCCACCTGGGAGAGTGACCAAAACGGCACTTTTAACAATCAATCTCAGTGTTTTTAGTCATGCATTCTTTGAAGATAGTaccacatttttgacatgcataAAACTTTTATGACATCATACAGAGAGTGTCTTGTTATATTTACCACAGTGGGCCGCTTGATGAGGTTCTCCAGCTTAGTGTGACTGAACTCTAAGCTGATGACATTAAAGAGTTTGTCCCGCTCTTCCTCCGGTGTCTCATAATAACGGACAAACTGAGCCATGCTCATTTCTGAGCCTTTCTGTGTGCTCACGTCCATGACATCCACAGACCGACGACTGCCTGCAAGCCACAACCAGGACACAACTTGACTTAAAGCTTTGAGCACTTTTACTGTTAACATGTAATACCATAGGTCTGTAAGTTTGTCTAAGAACAATCTAGCATGCTCTAGCAAACTTGTGAGATGTATAAATAGACATTGTTTATTGTTGGCCTTTCACAGATTTCATCATGAACAAGTAGCTCTAATGCATGTAATTCACCATCTTCCCCACTAGATGGAGTAACTATGCCTCAATCCATTTCAATTTCAGGCTTCACTTGtcatattttaatgtgtaaagAAATTGCAATTTTCTGATCAAATTATCTTTGCGTGATAATAGATAAAACTAAGAATGCACAATCATGTATGGAAACATATTTAGAATAAAGTATAAGACAAAGTAGAGATAGACATGCAAATATAGTATAATCATCCATCACACAACAATGTTATATGACAGgcagacaaaaagacacatacaTGTGTTGACTAATTAAATAATACCCAAAAAAGAGATAACagtgaacaaaaaacaataccactgaaataataataaattacataatCCTATTTATGTAATTTGAACACACTATGACTATGATtataaaacagcttttttttttaaattcccccTATTCCCCTATCCACAACTTGGAATTTCAGCTGATATCACAAGTTTTTGAGCTCACTAACCCAACAACACGACATAATCATGTCACAGCTGTGGTAGATTGAACATGTTTCTTTGTGACCTTTTTCttccacatacagtactttgGAAGTAACATGTACATGGATGTGAGAATATACACTTTAAGGAACCTTCAGATCACCGCGGTTTTTCTGAAAAGCTAAAACTCACTGACCTGCCTATTTCTTTTCAGCAGTACTCCCCCTTTtagatgattattttttaacaacattaatTGCTACATAAGTAAACATGTaggcatacattttaaaatgtgcgtgtgtgcgtgtgtgtgtgtgtgtgtgtgtgtgcgtgtgtgtgtgtgtgtgtgtgtgtgtgtgtgtgtgtacgtggcATCCTACTTACCAACTAAACCTTTAATTTCACTGATTGTAAATTCTGGATCAGGCATtctaagaaagagagagattgatGTCACTCAGTAACTAATATAGAAATAATGTATATAGAAATTATAAATTACATGTGTTGGTTAAAAACCATTATATACAACAAATATAAAGTGGGTTCAATCAAtgtcaaagattatttttaaccATCTGTAAACTGGTGAACTCAAACCAATGTCTTCTCACCTGATCCCTAGTCCATCTTTCTCTTTGAAAATGAGTGGTGTCCTGAGAGCCTCCCTTTGCACATATTCATAAGAGAAGTCTGCAAGACAGCGAGTGTGTTGTGGACAAAGGCATTTATAGGAAAATATATTTATCGTGGTAAAGACATGCATCTTACCAATCAatcttatttcaaaatgtatatcAATACCAAACAGAAAAGTGGttaatcaaaagaaaatataggCTTTGTGTTACTTTACCTTTACCCTCCATGCAGTGAACAAATGTGGAGCTGTAACTGTCACTAACAAGCTTTTCCTCCACACTGAAACCTCTGATGTTTGCAATTTCTTCAACATCGGACAAATCCTCGTTTTCGTCGTACATCCTCCGACAGATGGAGCGCTGCCATTGAAAACGAGATGATTTACGTGACACAACCATATACTGTTAATAAAGTCAATGGAGCACGCGTGGAAACTATTCATGTTATGACGACAACTCTGTCTCCATTAACAGCCagtaaacatttatttcaaattccTAACTTCAAACTTGAGTCAAATTCCGTTTTCTGATAACGTTACTATAGTAGcatatttttttcctaaacGTGACGTCAAGCACAATAACCATTAAACGACATTTTGTCCTGGGAAAAGACAGTAGTTGGTAGGTTAACGTTACTCCACAATGATACATGTCAAATGTTTGCAGGATTTTATTGATTTAGCTAGATGTTGGTTTATCTTGAACGTACGTCCTCTGAACTGTTACACATATACATTAAGTTATAACGTTAACACCTAATTCTAGAGAGCTATCGTTTCTGCTCATGCATATCTAACTTGAACAGCTTAAGTGACTTGACAAAGATGCCAACGTTTACCGTTGCAAACGTTAGCTTTGGCTAACTAATTAGCTCGCTGCCAATCTCGCTcaaaagctaacattaacacGGCAGATGATACACACCAGCCTGCGTCCAGAATCAGCACACGTTTCCACGGCCTGAGCCATCGTCTCTTATCAATGTTTTCCAGTCACTCTGTTTCGGATATTCATCTTCATGCGTAGTGAAGTTAAAGAAACAGTTAGCATGCTTTTCAGGTTCAAAACAAGGGaaccatgtttttgtgtattacGTCACCGCCAGGAACCAAAACATTGTTGGACAACGTCACGGCATGTTAGTTCACTGCTTTTAAACTGGTTTTACAAAGAAGAAACCATTATCACATCAGACCaatcactgtgtgtttgttgttgtctaaAGCAAACAGCAGTACGTTTAAACCCTTATTAACGAATAGTTCAGCCTACCATATTAACGAAAAACAAGCaattaaatagtttatttacccccccaaaaaatgtctttatttagtttcattCATTCTAATCGTAATGATGACTGTTTCTGTACGCTAGGCGTGACGTGTGTCACGTGGACTGGATATTGGTTCATTAAACCGTTCAAGTGGACATTAACATGTTTTGACGATTACTACACACTGGACGTGGTGATTACATCCTACGTATTCACGAGGGCTGATTCGTATTCGAGGAAATGCAACCCACGGTTGAGTAGCGGATGTTCGCCTTAGAGCGCGCGGGCTTATGGGTAATGTTAGGTGCAGGCAgtaccatagacagttaaagaaagggcAGTAGCTACACGCTGAAGACTGGTGGTGGAAAAATAGCCCCCGCAGTTGGCGAGGTTAACTGTTTTGCAAGTGTACGCTGATGGCATGTTGAACGCTTGTTTCTGTCGTGTTCCGCAAGAGTAACAAGGTAATTACGTAAACAATGCTCGCCCAATCCTTTGATAACAGGAGCAACATGAGTCTGAACGAGCATTCACTGCAAGCTCTGTCCTGGAGGAAGCTGTACCTGAGTCGAGCTAAACTGAAGGCTTCCAGTCGGACATCAGCACTGCTTTCTGGATTTGCTATGGTAACATTCTCATTAAACCCCCCTCTTACTCTTTTGTGGAATAATCAGTCATTTTACACAGTATTGTAAACGTGATTTCCGTTCTTTCCTTTCAGGTGGCTATGGTAGAAGTACAGCTGGACAACAGCTATCCTTACCCTCCTGCTCTACTCATCGCCTTCAGTGCCTGCACCACTGTGCTTGTAGCTGTCCACCTGTTCGCTCTGATGGTCAGCACCTGCATTTTGCCTAATATAGAGGCTGTCAGCAATGTCCACAACCTTAACTCTGTGAAGGAGTCTCCACATGAGCGAATGCACCACCACATTGAACTGGCATGGGCTTTTTCAACAGTTATTGGTACCTTACTCTTCCTAGCTGAGGTGGTTCTACTCTGCTGGGTCAAATTTTTGCCAGTTAAGCCCAATAAGTCCAGTAATAATACCGTTTCGGCAGGTGTGGCGGCAGCTATTACGTCCACCTCGATTATGGTTCCTTTTGGTTTAGTCTTCATAGTGTTTGCGGTGCATTTTTACCGCTCCTTGGTCAGCCACAAGACTGACAGACAGTTTCAGGAGCTGGAGGAACTTTCTAATCTCACCAGACTACAAAACGAGCTGGACAACAGAGGGGAGTCGTCCATTTTGCAGTCTCCAAGCTCACATTTCCCATAGTGAAGTATGGTGGATACGCATTTTGGTGGAACTCTTGACTGCAAGTCAGAAGCCACATTATTGGCTTCTAATTTTTTACAGGAATGAGGATGTCTCACTTCTTTGTGACATTTAATTTTGTGAAAAGAGTTgtattttttagaaaacacgTTTGTTCAACTGTGAACTCAAAAATCTGCCGTAATGCATGTCTTAAAAtcaaaaacttttaaaagttttaactATGATAGTAATATAATAGTTTGATTTAACTCATCTTATATACACAATGACAGAGGTTTTCTGAACAGTAACTTGGAACCCTGTCTGTTGCCTGCTGCGGTTATTTACCTGTTTTTTCAGAGAACACTGCATTTGTTAATAAATAGTaccttgttgtgttttgtaaatcaAAAGTATTTCATTCTCCTCCTTGTTCACCATGTACATGATTTTCTTGTGATGTTCACCAATCGTTTTTGTGATGCTTGCAGATTGTAGACTGACTCAACAGCTGCTAAAACAAATATGTTCTTAGTTTAGTATATTTTCTGACCTCTGCAGCAGAGGCTGTggtgttaaaataaacattttatatcAAATGGCATTCAAAGTTTCAGAATTACAAAAATTATTTCGATGTACTATTTGAGAACATAATATCTCTTTTATCTATGAAATGTTCTTGTAATTATTGACACAGCATGTCACACCATTTtgcaaatgcaacattttaagtTGACTTATACATATCAGTTTTCACCTAGCATCACTCTTATGCCGGATAACCAACTGAGCCAGCCCTATCTGATGGTGAATGGTCATTTATCCTCAGGagatttttttaagaaatcccACTCATATTTCAGCATCTGTGGACTACTTGTCTACATCAGACACTAGTGTTTTTCTGTGCTTCATTTTGTTGAGACTAAGCACTCTACATGTCTCACATATCCTGAATTAGCATGTTGCTTTCATCATCaagctgtttatttacatttattttaaccaggGTTTTATTCTCAACAATTTAGGGAAACGGATCAATCTTTAAGTTTAAGAGTTGAAAGTCTGTATTGGATGAGGTAGAAGTTCCAAAGTGAAAGCTAAGGTAGTGAGTTGTTGGTGGTGTTATCTTGTCACATGGTTGTAATTATTCCCTCATAATTAGACGTTTGGGTGGGTTGGTAATGAGAGGAGATCCTTTCATCTCAAGGTATGAGTGTTGTCAGAGTgcagtgtagaaaaaaaaaatacagttatggCTAATATTTGATCAGTCCTTATAAGAGAAAATATCAGATGTCCTTTTGATATTTCCATTTactaatattacatttattacataacCTTTGATTATGTGTGTACATTAGTACCAAGTCTGTCAAATATTGTTAAATCAGTAACTAGTTATATCATTAGGTATTTTCTTAATGTATGTAGTAAAATGTTTTAGGAACCCTAGAACTGAGCTGATCTATAATATGGTAATTAGAGTTAGCAGCAAGATGTTTATTATCATGACAGTTACATTGTTTAAACATCTGTGTTAGTAGTAAACTGATTAAGATGTTAAATTAGATCACTATCTTTTTCAACTCATTTGAAATATCAATAGATGTTTTTGGTTTGCaccacagacacaaataaactATTTGggtgaaatgtttttgacaaaaccGAACATGCTGAATGCCATCATTCcatgtatttttcctttttttattcttcgTCTGCTAGTGTGTCGTTGAGTGAAAAGTTGCTGTTGATCCTCTCAAAGTAGGCTGACTGGGCATCCCTTAATACCAACTGCATATCCACCAGGTGTAgcttgaggaaaaaaaagataaattcatattttatattacaataatgcattgtaaaagtgctttgttGTCCATGATTATTTGAGTGTGTCACATAAGTGGTGACAGACCACTTGTAAACGCTCCAAAAGTAGCCAGAGTAAAAATGTTATACCGGGGGAATTGGATACTTTGTCGGTGTCTGTGCTTCATTCCTCCAAAGGTCAGACAGGGTCCCACATTTTGGTACTCCATCAACCCAAAAGCCTTCATAAAGCTGGCCTTTGTCAGAATAGTAGAATTTTCCATTTCCGTTCTTCTTGCCGTCTTGCCAGGCGCCTTCATACCAATTTCCATTTGCTTGGACACAAGTggaaaagtcacattttaaaatccaccATCTTGTCCCACTATTCTCTTATctggtttttgttgtgtgtgtatagcaAAGTGTTCTTACCAAATCGGATGATGCCCTGTCCGTGATTCTTATCCTTCAGCCACTCTCCCTCGTAGATATCTCCACTCTCATAGTACATCCTTCCCCAGCCACTTCTCTGGTCCTCACTCCACTCCCCCTCATAAACGGCTGAGTTATTGTAGAAGTACATCCCATAGTCCTAAAGAGAATG is a window from the Etheostoma cragini isolate CJK2018 chromosome 16, CSU_Ecrag_1.0, whole genome shotgun sequence genome containing:
- the orai1b gene encoding calcium release-activated calcium channel protein 1 isoform X1, producing MLAQSFDNRSNMSLNEHSLQALSWRKLYLSRAKLKASSRTSALLSGFAMVAMVEVQLDNSYPYPPALLIAFSACTTVLVAVHLFALMVSTCILPNIEAVSNVHNLNSVKESPHERMHHHIELAWAFSTVIGTLLFLAEVVLLCWVKFLPVKPNKSSNNTVSAGVAAAITSTSIMVPFGLVFIVFAVHFYRSLVSHKTDRQFQELEELSNLTRLQNELDNRGESSILQSPSSHFP
- the orai1b gene encoding calcium release-activated calcium channel protein 1 isoform X2, whose translation is MSLNEHSLQALSWRKLYLSRAKLKASSRTSALLSGFAMVAMVEVQLDNSYPYPPALLIAFSACTTVLVAVHLFALMVSTCILPNIEAVSNVHNLNSVKESPHERMHHHIELAWAFSTVIGTLLFLAEVVLLCWVKFLPVKPNKSSNNTVSAGVAAAITSTSIMVPFGLVFIVFAVHFYRSLVSHKTDRQFQELEELSNLTRLQNELDNRGESSILQSPSSHFP
- the morn3 gene encoding MORN repeat-containing protein 3, which produces MPYFKTSKKHQPLSTLLVIKSQKCGLRHTVFSANGNEYTGEWQDNKKHGKGTQVWKKSGSIYNGEWKFGKRDGYGTYSVLLPETKEYARKYCGGWKNGKKHDYGMYFYNNSAVYEGEWSEDQRSGWGRMYYESGDIYEGEWLKDKNHGQGIIRFANGNWYEGAWQDGKKNGNGKFYYSDKGQLYEGFWVDGVPKCGTLSDLWRNEAQTPTKYPIPPLHLVDMQLVLRDAQSAYFERINSNFSLNDTLADEE